TGGCAATGCAAAAGGCAAGACAGGAAGATGAGAGAATTAGGAGAGGCCCCGAAGACATATTCTACATCTAAAACTTTAGCAATTTTCCAAGGTTATCTCTAAGGCTAAAACTTGATGCGAGTAACTGAAGTTACAGTTAAATTTTTGAATTAGCTTATGCCCCGACTTATGGTATCACTTCGCAGCCATTATACTTTATGTGGTTAAACTGATCTATACTTATCCTTCCGGTGGAGATCATACTTTGAACAATTGGCATTGCAGCTCTAAGAGAGTCAATCATGTTTCTTACGGTTTGACATACCATCGTATAGGTTTCATCAGGCCATCTCTTAGTCAGGTTTGCGTATAGACATCTTCCTCCACAATCACCTAAAATATCGCATTCGGTACACGGATGCCCAACAAAGAGTTTCCTCAGCCTAAGAGGATGGGTTCTATTAATATGTCCGAGATAGAAGTCGCGCATACCATTCATTATTGGGCATGGTATTATATGCCCATCAGTCTGTATGCTGTAATTGATCCATCCTGATCCGCACCGCAGCGAACTTCTCTCCCCCTTTAGTAGAGATTCCATAATGTCTAAGAATGGGTAAATTCGTAGAACCTGTCCGTACCTGCGCATGTTCTCTACCCAAAATTTAATGAGCCTGCTTATTCCCGGATTATACACATTCTGAGACCAAACTTTGAATTTATCTCTTCGAGCTGGTAGATCGCTTTTCCAAAATCCAGCGTCAATCTGCCAATGAATGGATGAGAAGGGAAAATCAGGGTTTCTTAAAAGCCACATGACCTGTCTATATATGTCTGTTTCCTCCGTTACAGTCATTCTTGCAACGATTTCGCCCTTAAATCCATTATGCCTAATCTTACTCAAATTATCAATTATTTTCCTGTAAACGCCCCTTCCACGATTATGATCCGTCAATTTTTCATTCCCATCTATGGAAACAAATATTGTGGATATTCTCTTCAAGTACTCTATATCAAGTTCGGCTAGGTGTATACCATTTGTCTGAACAGTAAAGCTGCCAACATTAACTGAATCCATTATCTTTTCCATTTCATTCATGCAGAGTAGCGGCTCGCCTCCGTAAAAGATGATGTGGGCGTCTGGATCTTTCTCGATGAAATTTTTTAGGGCGTCAATGCTGTAACTGATGGTTTTCGGAACAGAGTAATCTACTTCAAAATCTCCAAAGTCCGTTTCAATCTCCTTGATAGACTTATCGTAGCAATATCCGCATTTTAAGTCGCAATCAGTCGTAAGAAGTATGTGATAGAACATCCTACATCAGCATGTATCGTTCACGTTAGATTGATGTATCTATGGTTCACAATTATGGCTTTCTTGGAACACGAAAATGCGAATCTTTACCCGCGCTGACATATTCCCCGCCGAGTTGATCGCGAACAATTGTAGCTATTCGCCTAAAGTTATCGGCTCCAAGATACTGGCGCGGCTTTACCAACACATACTCTTCATCTTCTTCAAAATAGATAACTGGCCACAAGTCTTCTGGAAAGGCTTTTTGAACATCCATTGCGGTTCGTCGCTCAAGAGCCGTGGGTGAAGGTGCCTGGTCTTGTATAACGTTGGTATGGACAACTGAAGACGCGGGGTGTCCAGACAGGGCGTCAGGTGTTGTGGGAGCTGCAAGATATCTCTTCAAATTTTTAGATATTTCTGACAAATCTTCTGAGAGAAACTTCAGGATACTTAGAAGCTCATCCACCCTTCGAAGAAATTCTTCAAACCTCTGCTTATCCTCGGTGCTCATGCATCTGCCTTCCATAGCAGATTGTAATCATGTCGTCAGAGTATAATGGAGTACTCCGGACACTTATAATTTTTCGCGAATATCACCAAAGATGTGATCTTAACGCTCACCATGAAACTTCATTGTCATTCATAGACGGGAAGCACTCCTAATAGATCATTTATGTTAACAACGTTTTGTTCTTCCTTTACTAGATCTCGCAGAACCACTTTCCCTTCCTTCGCTTCTCTTGAACCTACTATTACGGCATATTTTATCCCTTTTTTAGGAGCGTTGGAAAGTGCTTGGGATAATGAACGCCCAGTAATTTCAATTTCCGTGCAGATCCCGCATTCTCTGAGTATCGAAGCAATATTGAACGCTTCTCTAACCATATCGTCCCCAACTGGGATGATCAAAACCCTCTCGAGGTGCGACATAGTTTTGATCGGAGCGCCCTGTTTCTTGAGCGCCAGCAATATTCGATCAAGCCCTGGAGCTACTCCAATAGCTGGCGTTTTTCCTCCACCGAAAAGTTCGATTAACCTGTCGTATCTTCCTCCACCGCCCAGTGCATGGGTCATCTCTGGGACAAAGATTTCGAAGATTACGCCCGTATAATACTCTAACCCTCTGGCAAATCCCGCCTCGAGAAGTAATGTTAAATTTGATTCAGTATCCCGGATAAGATTAACTATTGCTTTGAGATTTTCAATGGCTGCTAGTGCTTCAGGATAGTTCCTTACAACTTCCTCCATCTCTAACAGCAGGCGATCCGCATCTCTCCCGCCCAAAGTAAACAGAGTCTTCATATCGTCTAAAGCTTGCTTGCTTGCGCCAACACCTTTAGCAAGATTCAATGCTTCCTCCCAGCATTTCTTGTCAAGCAACTGCATTATAGTATCTTGCCTTTCTTCTGTAACTTTCTCATGCTTTAGTATCCCTCTCAAGATGCCTACATGGCCTACCTTGAATTGATAATTCTTCAAACCTACCTTTTTCAAAAAGCTATTCGCCAAACAAAGAATCTCTACATCTGCCTCAGGTCTGTTGGAGCCGAAAAGTTCATAATTGGCCTGCCAGAACTCCCGGTATCTGCCGAATTGCGGTTCATCGTAGCGGTAGAGGCTGCCAACGGAAAAAAGTCTTAAGGGTTTCGGTAAACTTTGCATTTTTGTTGCTACAACTCTTGCAACTGAGGATGTGAATTCAGGTCTAAGAGCAACCTTACGGCCGCCTAAGTCTTCGAAGACATACATTCGTCTCCTGTTTTCTTCTCCAATTTTCGCGGCAAGCAATTCATAATTCTCGACGACGGGTGTGATGACTTCTCTATACCCAAAAAGTCTAGCAACTTTTCTTGCTACATCCTCGATAGACCTGAGAGCCTCGGCCTCATCAGGCAGAAAATCCCTCATCCCTCTAACTGTTCTTAGGAACCCAATCGACAAGGCTAAAACCTCAACTGTACTTCTCCGCTTAACGGGCCAATTACATGCTGGATTAGAAAGGCTATAAAGGTTTCCTTACTCAATTCTAGGCATCGAAAGCTGAGAAAGGGAGTAATAAACGATCTCCCCCCTCCGGCTTAGAACAGAAAGAATCAGCATCTTCTTCATGCTCTGAGACTGCTTAATAATGCGAGCGAGATTCTCAACAGGGATCGGTTGTCCCTCCTTTACACAGAGTATTAAGTAATCTGCGGTTGACTTCCCATATTCTCCTCTCTCATACACGCGGAAATCGATTCCCAAACCAAAGCCTTCTCTCACGACATATCCTCTGCTTCTAAGATCTCGATACACTAGGTATTTCGTCCAAGCATCCTCGTATTTCGAGCGGAACCTTTCGAGAAGATCCTGAAATGCTAGTTTCTCATTAGTCTTCTCATCTTCAATTTCTATGATGCCCTTGTATACGAGATAGAGAGCTTCGTAGAAAGCAAGTTTTAGAGAATCATCTTCCTGAGTTCCATATCCCCTAGAGGTTAAGCTCTCGGTATTCTCATGAGAGGAAACAAAAACATCCCCGTCCTTAAGGAAAGCCTTAATTCTTTCTTTACTTTCATTCTTTTCTGATTCAGATTCCATGAGTAGCCGCCTCAGACCCGGTACTACAATTTAATCTAATCTTAAATCTTAACTATTCTCTTAAGATTAGCAAGATCTCTCCTATCCAAAACGCCATTCTCACTTATTATAGCACTAACATATTTTAGTGGAGTGACGTCGAAGGCAGGGTTCAGAACTTTGACACCGTGAGGTGCAATTCTGTAGGGACCAATCATGGTAATCTCGTCTGGGCTTCGCTCTTCTATGATCACATGCTCAGAGCGCTTAGATAGATCGAAGCTTGAAGTTGGAGCTGCAACATAGAATGGAACTCTATTCTCTTTAGCAAGGATTGCTAGCGAATAAGTTCCAATCTTGTTTATCACCGCGTCCTCTACTATCCTGTCCGCACCCACGATAATTTTGTTAACTAATCCTTTGGACATGAAGTATCCTGCTGCACTGTCCGCTATTAGAGTAACAGGTATCCCATCACGCATGAGTTCATATGCTGTTAGCCTAGCACCCTGGAGCAATGGTCTTGTCTCATCAACAATCACCCTTATCTTCTTTCCGTCATTCCATGCCATCCTAATGACGGCAAGGGCGGTTCCATACTCAACGGTTGCAAGACTTCCAGCGTTACAGTGGGTTAGAATGGTATCACCATCCTCTATAAGCTTTGAACCCTCCCTCCCGATACGGAGATTTATATTAACGTCCTCATCGACTATTTTATTAGCCTCCCTTATTACAGCATGCCTTAAGCACTCTACATCACCTTCAGTCTCCACCGCAGCACGCATGACCCTATCTACAGCCCAGAAAAGGTTAATCGCGGTGGGTCTCGTCGACCTTAAGATCTCAGCTGACCTTTCAAGTTCATTGAGAAATTCATCCCTATTTCCAGCCCTCGACTTATAGGCGGCTAAAGCCAGACCTAAGGCCGCTGCAACCCCGATAAGAGGAGCTCCTCTAATCTTCATGTCTCTAATAGCTGAAGCCACATCTTCAGGGGTTCTCAATTTTATCCAGACTTCTTGATGAGGCAGAGCGGTTTGGTCAAGCGTTGTTACAACACCGTCATTCCACTCGATTGTCCTCAAGTTAAGCCCCCCAACATAACGGGCTAATATTAACGAGAATACAATATCAGAGAGTATTTAAAAAGTGAACCATTGACACTAGCTGCTCGGATAGTTGATCTTCCAGAAAAGGATAATCTCAATCATGACAAATGCTACAAGCAGAAGAATTACCCCAATCTTCAATAGAAGCGACGCTTGTTGCGGATTACGCGAATACCTTATACTGTAATAGACCATCAACAGCCCGGCTGAACCAGTAGCGTAAAGAAGCATCACACCTAAGCTTTCCATGAGCAGCTGCTCATGAATTCTCCAAGGAAGGAAAGAGATTATCCGCCCACCCGATGGTATATATGTTATCGGTGACATGAAGAGGTCGAAGACTCCGCCGCCAATAAGGAATATTGAAGCGATCATAACAATCGTTGCTATTAGCAGGGGAGAGGGCTTATAGGCGCTGATCCTTGAATACGTCTTCTTAAGACCATAACTGAAGGAGCTTAATCTTCGTTTAAGAGTCCTTGACATCTCTTAACCTTTCTCTTATATTTTTCCTAACTAATCTACTAATGACTGAATTTAAATTTTGCCTTTTGATGGTGAACTGCTGACCATTGGCTCATAGATGTAGTGTAACTGAAGAAAAGAGATCCGGAAGGAACATATTTAAGGAAGAATGTTTCTGTAGCAGCCGCTTTCTTAACGCTATCCCCTTTACTTATATTTTTACCATAATGTCACAATCACGTAATACTGTGCCCAAAGAAATTTTTCAAATAACCCTTTTTAACATTATTGATCGTCTACTCAATGATTTATGTGCCCAGGCCCATTGTTACATGGCTCTTCTACACATGGTCGGCACCAATTGTGGTCTACGGCAAGTTTTTACCATATACATAACTTATCGGCCATTCTTATTCAACCGTTTTAGGTACTGCCCCTCATGCCCATTGGCAGAGGTTTACGGATTGCTTGACAGAATTAGCTTGCTTAAGAAGATGTTGTATTTATTTAATAAGAAACGAAACAAGTGTAATAAAATAAGAGATTGGGGTCTCAGCACACTGCATATGATGGATACTATAAAAGCTGTAACCCTAAATTAACTTTTATAATCGCTTTTTAGAATTTGGTAGGGTTCAGTTTGGCTGATGACCTAATCATTTAATGCAACTGGCATGCTAAACCACATGCGATTATTTTATGCTACCTTCATAATCTACCATTACTTTAGGAATGATCAATTTTTTCCCGGTTTAGAGTTCGGTTCGAAGTCAGAATTTTTTGGATGACTTCTTTAACCCAAACCCCGGTGAACGGGTTCTTTAAGATCTCTTCTAAGTATTCTGTCCATGAAATACTCATTGACTTCCTCCAAGATTCGTATCCTTCGATCAAATTCTTATACGCCTCTTCATGGAGCTTGCAGAATCTACTCTCTGCCTTTCTGCCACAAACTTGACATTTCATTTCTGTTTTCCTTCCTTTGATGGGCAATTTGGGTTGATGCAGAATGTCCAGGGACGGCGACCTTGAACCTTAAAGGTGATCATCGGCCATTCGCATAGATGACAATTTCTCGCTGCAGGTTTAACTGTACCTTTTTGCGGAAGGGGGAATGATGCTTTACATGTTCCCTCAAAGAAATTTGTGCATCCAATGAACCGTTTTCCAGTTTTTTTAGAGTAGAGTATTACAAGATCCCCTGTTTTGCATAAAGGGCAGTCTCCTATCAAACGTTGCTCCATGCGGGCCTTTCTTATGGCCTCGCTTAGCTCTTGACCTAAAGACTCTTGTTGACTCTTCAGTTCCTTCAAGACGGTTCTAAGCTCAAGTTCCGCTTTGCTCAATACATTCTCTTTCACCTCATTTCCGTTTTGGATCTCCTCCATACTCCTTTCAAGGTCCCTTGTTAGTTCAACCGAAATAACTTTAGGACAGTATTTATCTAAAATCTCTGTAATGTTGAAGCCTAGCTCCGAGACCACTGCCCTCTCCCCACTTACATATCCCCTTCTGTAAAGCGTATCGATTATCTCCGCCCTTGTCGCTTTCGTGCCAATTCCTTCCTCCTCCATTTTTTGGAGTAGGCTGCTAGGATTATAACGTGGAGGAGGTTTAGTGAATTTGTCTTCACGAATAACCTCGACGACCTCGACTTCCTGCCCCTCTTTTAGGGCTGGCAAAATAACGTCCTCTGAGCGTATGAAAGGCTTATAGAAAATAATCCAACCTTCATTGATTATGTGTCTTCCTCGAAGATAGAACGTGTGACCGTTAACATCTATTAAGACCTTCATACTTTGCCTTACTGATGGCTGACCGAAAACGGACATAAAACGTCTAGTAATAAGATCCCAAATTCTCCTCTCATGAACGCTTAATTCCCGTTCCGGCAGGTTGCCAGTTGGGTAGATAGCTGGATGTGCAGGGTCATCTTTCTTTCCCTCATTAGGCACAAGATTTTCCTGTTCTAAGAGAATCTGGCAAAGCGGCTTGTATGTATTCTCTCGGCTTAGAGACTCGATTATCTCCCGGTAATTTATGGAAGGAGGAAGTTTTTGGCTTGAGGTTCTAGGATAAGAGATTAAAGCGTCTAGATACAGCCTTTCAGCAATGTCAACTGTCTGTCTAGGTGTATATTTGAAGTAACTGTAAGCTTCGGCTTGTAGAGTCCCGAGATCAAATGGTGCGGGCGGGCTCTGCTGGATCATCCTTGTCTCAACACTCTTTATCCTCCCCTTTTTGCCTGAACACTCATTTACAATAGACTGCGCAGTATCTTTCATTTCTATTACTTCACGCTCGTATTCAGCCTCCAATATTGTGCCGTCAACATTGATTCTAGCTTTTATGCTCCAGTACGGGGTTGGGACAAAGCAATTGATCTGCTTCTCTCTCTCAACTAAGAACTTTAAGGTTGGACCCTGTACTCTCCCGGTGCTAAGCAAAGCGTATCTTCCACTATAATTCTTGGCTGCAACTGTCATCGCACGTGAAAGATTAATTCCATACATAGCGTCCAGGAAGTGTCGGCACTCACCAGCCTCAACAATCCGATTATCAATATGCTCCAACAAGTTGCTGTATGCTTCCCGGAGCTCATCTGCAGTTAAGGTTGAAAATTTCATCCTCTTTGCTTCTACATCTTTTCCTCCGCATGCAAACTTAAGAATCGTGTACCCAAGAGTCTCACCCTCAATATCATAATCAGTTGCCAAGACAAATTCGTCCGCTTCTTTAGAAAGAGTGGAGATTAAATCGATCCAATTCTTGGTCTCCTTCGCATCCTTTTCTACCAGGTATCTAGGAGCCCATTCAAAATTGAAGACTGGAAAAATACTTCTTTCACGTATTTTGGGCGCTACTGTGTATAAATGCCCTAAAGCCGCTACTATTATCAACCTTTCATTATCCCTAAATGCTTCGTAATATGGTACACCGTTAAACTCCCTCTTTTTCGGCGTCCCCTTCGCGTCCAGTGCCTTGGCTATACGCTCCGCCGCGTTCGGTTTCTCAGAAAGCACTAGTATGGTCTTTACGCCCTTATCCAACACCTTTGCGTCATCCCTTACTGCTTTTCCTCATGGACAGATTAGACATCTCTATTGGTATACTAATAAACTTCAAACATGACATCAGGTAAATTAAACTTGTCTTGCGTTTGCCTTATTAAGTGGATTCTCCTCTAATTCTCTTAAGTGTAGTGTATTCCTTGGAGGTTAAACGTTGCCTCAACAAATAATCTGCCACAAGTGTGGGCACGTCTTGTATTACGGAGGCGAATTGAAATCGCCAGAAGAGATACACCAGATGTATGAAGGGAAATGTCCAAAATGTGGGAGAGACCTTTCCTCTAGCCCTATTAATGTTGATGTCAAGCCAGCTAACAACTCCGCTGCTTCAAAATTCATAAAAAGTGAGGTTTAGGCGACCCTATGTGGAATATTGGAGTAGACATAGTTGAGGTAGAGAGATTCAGAAAGATGGATTATGAAACTCATAAGAACTTCTACCAGAACATATTTACACTCAAAGAGATCGAATACTGTCTTTCACATAAAGATTCGGCTCAAAGGTTTGCCTCGACATTTGCTGGAAAGGAAGCGGTGTATAAAGCGATATCTGAGAGACTTAAGGTAGGTCTTAACGAGATAGAGATTGTCAGAGATTCTGGAATCCCCAAAGTGAATATTTATCCGGTGAGACGAGATGAATTGAATAGTTCTACAATAAAGGTTAACGTAAAAGTAAGCCTTTCACACACAAGGTCATTTGCAGTTGCATTTGCAATTGCAACATTCGAAGAGAATGAGCAAACCTGAAGAATTCGAGGAAGAAGATGGATGAGTAGAGAGGAAGTATTCGGCGAGATTAGTAAGATTCTTCAGACTGTTAGGCAGGACCCCTCATATCTCAATTATTGGCATGCTTACAAAAAGATACAGAATCTAGCACGAACAATTGAAATCCCTGAACGAAGAGGAGTGAGGATTGCCTTACTTAGCTCATTCACTATTGAACCCTTAGTCGCATGTTTAGATATAGAGTGCAGGTTAGCGGGCTTAAATCCAGAAATATACGTTGCACCCTTTGGTCAATATTCACAAGACATTATAGACATGAACAGCCGTCTCTACATTTTCAAGCCGGACATAATCTTGGTGGCTATCGATGCTGAATCACTCTTAAAAGATGACTTTTTTTCGAATTTTCCAAAAATTGGTGAAGAAGAGAAAAGAATCTTCCAAAATGAGGTAATAGAGCATCTAACTGGTTTAATATCGAAACTGACGAGTCAAACGAATGCGCTGGTGCTCCTTACTAACTTCATAGTTCCAGTTTTCTCTCCATTCGGCATATTAGATAGCAAGATTGTATTAGGATTGAAGGAGTTCTTTGTGGATTTGAACACAAAACTATGCAACATTTACAGAGAGAGTAGACAAGTATATGTCTTCGATCTTGAAGGTCTCGCAGCCAAGCATGGAAAAGAAAGATGCGTTGAGGCGGAGATGCGTTTCAGAGGATCCATATTGCTCAGCAGGTCTTTCATGCCTTTAGTTGCTAAAGAGATCGCTGGTTACGTAAAGGCGTTGAAGAACCTTACTAGAAAGTGCATAGTGGTCGACTTGGATAATGTACTATGGGGCGGCATCTTAGGCGAGGACGGGTTTGACGGCATAAAGCTTGGCAGTGATCCTGTGGGGAAAGCATACGTCGATTTCCAAAAACTTCTCCTTTCTTATTATAACAGAGGAATCATTCTGGCTATAAACAGTAAGAACAATTACGAAGACGCTATGAAAGTCATAAGGGAACATCCGAATATGATTCTAAGGGAAAAACACTTTGCTGCCATGAGGATAAATTGGAAAGACAAAGTTGAAAATATGATCGAACTTGCACAGGAATTAAATATCGGCTTAGACAGCATGGTCTTTGTTGACGATTCGCCGCAAGAACGTGAGCGGATAAGACAGGCTTTGCCGCAAGTGTTAGTCTTAGAGGTTCCAAGCAGCCCCTTTAGATATGCTGAAGCGTTGATGGAATTAAATGATTTTAACACTCTGGCAATATCTGAAGAGGATAAGCTCCGCGGAGAAATGTACTACGCAGAAAGGAAAAGGAGAGATCTCATGAAGTCAGTGAGCAACATTGAAGACTTCTTGAGATCATTAGATATGACGGCGGAGATAAGATATGCAGACAGCTTCTCGGTACCTAGAATAACAAGCCTAATCAATAGGACTAACCAATTTAACCTTACTACGAGGAGAAGAACACAGGTCGAAGTTGAAAGGATATGCTCTGAAAAAGATAAATATCTAGTTTATAGCATGAGGGTTACCGACAGGTTTGGCGACGAGGGAATCGTCGGCGTCGCAATCATAAAGAAGGGAGAGAAGGAATGGATTATAGACACATTCCTGCTAAGCTGTCGAGTTATAGGGAGAAGGGTAGAAACAGTCCTCTTGGCTAGAATAATTGAAGATGCTAGAAGAAGCGGCGTCTCTTTCTTGATTGGAGAATACATTCCAACAGAGAAGAACCAGGTTGCAAAATCCTTCTATAGCGATCACGGATTTAAATTTGAAAATGAGGAACAAGGGGTAATGCGATGGAGGCTTAATTTGCAGGAGTCAACCGTCAAAATGCCTGACTGGGTGAAAGTAATATGAGTGGAGAAGAAAAAAAATTGAAAGAGATAATCTCAAAAGTTCTTCTCTTAGATGAGACAAAAATATATGACGGAATCTCACGAAATGATGTTGAAGCATGGGATTCTCTCACTCATCTTATCCTAATAAGTGAAATTGAAACAGTATTTCAGATATCTTTTAGCGATGAAGACGTGATAGAGATTAATACAATAGGCGACTTAAAAGCCAAAATGAGAAAACACGGCATCCAAATTTGAGCTCCTATTTTAGTGTTCTAATCGGCCTAGCCGGATATCCAGCTACAAGAGTGTAGGGAGGCACGTCCCGGTTAACGACGGATCCGGCGGCGACGATTGCACCCTCGCCAACTGTAACGCCTGGAAGAATTATGGAACCAGCCGCAATCCATGCTCCACGCCCAATCTTGACTCGGCGAGGCTCCTCGTAATAAAGTTTTAGTCTCTGATGGAATGGGCTGGCGCCTGAATGCGCCATTATAATGACACCGGGACCTATGCTAGCCTCATCTTCAATCTCGATATAATCAGGGTATTCCCCGTCAAACATGGCAAGAAATCCTATATAGACGTTTTTTCCTATCTTTACACCACATCTTCTCCATAGGCTGCTCCTAAACTGGTATACGGGTGCGATCCAAGCGAGAATGCGAAAAAGTCTACCTGTAATCTTGCCCATGAAATAGTATTATTGGATCTTACCCTAAAAAAGCCTTGTCAAATACTCGAACAAGGTAAAATTGTCTATGTCTCCGGTTAGCAGGCAGCAAAAGGCAGCTCCATCTTTCCAGCAACCAAACTTCAGCCAATAATCCACTGACTCTGTTACCTTGGGAAACCAGCAATTGAGTTTTTCCCCGTATGCAAGTATGTCTTCAAGGATGCCGATGTATTTTTGCTGTCCAATCCTTATTGGATGCAAGTCGAACATAATTACGCCATGATCTTCAAAGGTTTCCTTCATCGTCTTTATGAAGAGTCTTGCGATTTTAGTGGGGCTGAGACCGTAGATGTCAATAAGCGTATCATCGGACCATTTGCATTGAGGTATGCAAACGAAGCTTGATTCTTTTCCATTAATCTTTATCCTAAAGAATCTTCTTAATTCGCGGTACTGCGGCCTGAAGCCTATGCTTCCCTCCCAGATAAAACCGAAACTGTCCAGAATTCTTGCAGTTTCATCTGGGCATGTATTGTAAGGAGCCCTGAACCCAGTAATCTTAACACCTAAAGATCTAAACGCGCGCAGAGCCTCCTCAATATCCCTTCTCTGTTGTTCAACGGAAAGATACCTGTAATTAAGATGCTTAAAGCCGTGGCATGCAATTTCTTGATCGTAGTCGAGGATATGGGAGATTATATCTTCATGTTTCAGGGCTATTGAGCCAACGATTGGAAACGTGAACCCTGCCCCAAATTTTTCTGTAACGGGCAGTATTTTCTCGAGTAGTTTTTTAAAGGACGTTCTGTGATATTTGATCATGTGGATGGCTTGGTCTAAGAATAAGGTTCTTCTCTCTTTCATAAGATACCTTAGCCAAGCAAGATTAGGAGACACTTGAAGCAACCACATCCTCTGAGTTATTCTCAGATGGATCCTCAAGGAACTCAACGAGGTAGCGGTCCTTCGTATAGACAAATGCTATTCTCTTGCCGTCATAAAGTTTCGCTTGAGATGGTCCGAAGACTTTTTTCGCTCCACTCTTTTGAGCTTTTTCAAGAGAGAGCTCCAGGTTACCGACCACAAAGCATAGGTGATAAAGGTTGAAGCCTCTCTTGAGTAGATTAGATATGGGAGAATCTTCACCTAATGGGCAGACAAGCTCGATTGCCGGGCCGATACTTCTTGAGTCCGAAAGAAGAACTACTTTAACCTTATTTTGCTCGTCGGCGACGATGTCAGAAACAGGCTCAAAATTGAAAAGGCTCTTGTGGTTCCTAATGGATTCATCTATATTATTTGTAGCTAATCCTATATGATGAAGTCTCAATTTCCTCATCCCGCAAACCTTGATACCTAATTTTCCCTAATAAATATTTGAAATGACCCCTGGAGTATGTTTCAACCATAAATTAAATATAAATGGTAAGTCAACCAATCAAATTAAGTCTATCTGCGGAGTTCAAGAGACTTGAAAGTTACATCAACATTCATTCAAGGTCTTAAGAAGATTCAGGCTCTACGACCAACGATCTCTCATCAAGTGATTATACGATATGGTTTGTTAACCCTCATCCTCATCATAGCTTTCAGTATCAGAATGCTTCCTGCAAGATGGGGCTATTACCTCAATGAATACGACCCCTATTATCAATACCGACAAACTAAGTATATTGTTGAAAACGGATTATTCGGCGAAAAGGGATATCTAAGTTGGCATGACTACTTAAGCTGGTGGCCATGGGGAAACGAGATTCGAAACCACGCCTATCCTGGACTCCCCCTCACGGCTGCGTCTCTCTTTATCACATTAAAAATTCTTGGCATACCAATAATATCAAGTACTCAGCTCCATCCTGTCTTCTCTGATCCTGTCTACAACTTCTGCGTAATATTCCCGGTCCTGATGGGGACATTGTCCTGCCTCGCCATCTACTATC
This Candidatus Bathyarchaeota archaeon DNA region includes the following protein-coding sequences:
- the mtnA gene encoding S-methyl-5-thioribose-1-phosphate isomerase is translated as MRTIEWNDGVVTTLDQTALPHQEVWIKLRTPEDVASAIRDMKIRGAPLIGVAAALGLALAAYKSRAGNRDEFLNELERSAEILRSTRPTAINLFWAVDRVMRAAVETEGDVECLRHAVIREANKIVDEDVNINLRIGREGSKLIEDGDTILTHCNAGSLATVEYGTALAVIRMAWNDGKKIRVIVDETRPLLQGARLTAYELMRDGIPVTLIADSAAGYFMSKGLVNKIIVGADRIVEDAVINKIGTYSLAILAKENRVPFYVAAPTSSFDLSKRSEHVIIEERSPDEITMIGPYRIAPHGVKVLNPAFDVTPLKYVSAIISENGVLDRRDLANLKRIVKI
- the topA gene encoding DNA topoisomerase I gives rise to the protein MDKGVKTILVLSEKPNAAERIAKALDAKGTPKKREFNGVPYYEAFRDNERLIIVAALGHLYTVAPKIRERSIFPVFNFEWAPRYLVEKDAKETKNWIDLISTLSKEADEFVLATDYDIEGETLGYTILKFACGGKDVEAKRMKFSTLTADELREAYSNLLEHIDNRIVEAGECRHFLDAMYGINLSRAMTVAAKNYSGRYALLSTGRVQGPTLKFLVEREKQINCFVPTPYWSIKARINVDGTILEAEYEREVIEMKDTAQSIVNECSGKKGRIKSVETRMIQQSPPAPFDLGTLQAEAYSYFKYTPRQTVDIAERLYLDALISYPRTSSQKLPPSINYREIIESLSRENTYKPLCQILLEQENLVPNEGKKDDPAHPAIYPTGNLPERELSVHERRIWDLITRRFMSVFGQPSVRQSMKVLIDVNGHTFYLRGRHIINEGWIIFYKPFIRSEDVILPALKEGQEVEVVEVIREDKFTKPPPRYNPSSLLQKMEEEGIGTKATRAEIIDTLYRRGYVSGERAVVSELGFNITEILDKYCPKVISVELTRDLERSMEEIQNGNEVKENVLSKAELELRTVLKELKSQQESLGQELSEAIRKARMEQRLIGDCPLCKTGDLVILYSKKTGKRFIGCTNFFEGTCKASFPLPQKGTVKPAARNCHLCEWPMITFKVQGRRPWTFCINPNCPSKEGKQK
- the hisS gene encoding histidine--tRNA ligase codes for the protein MSIGFLRTVRGMRDFLPDEAEALRSIEDVARKVARLFGYREVITPVVENYELLAAKIGEENRRRMYVFEDLGGRKVALRPEFTSSVARVVATKMQSLPKPLRLFSVGSLYRYDEPQFGRYREFWQANYELFGSNRPEADVEILCLANSFLKKVGLKNYQFKVGHVGILRGILKHEKVTEERQDTIMQLLDKKCWEEALNLAKGVGASKQALDDMKTLFTLGGRDADRLLLEMEEVVRNYPEALAAIENLKAIVNLIRDTESNLTLLLEAGFARGLEYYTGVIFEIFVPEMTHALGGGGRYDRLIELFGGGKTPAIGVAPGLDRILLALKKQGAPIKTMSHLERVLIIPVGDDMVREAFNIASILRECGICTEIEITGRSLSQALSNAPKKGIKYAVIVGSREAKEGKVVLRDLVKEEQNVVNINDLLGVLPVYE
- a CDS encoding TIGR04084 family radical SAM/SPASM domain-containing protein — protein: MFYHILLTTDCDLKCGYCYDKSIKEIETDFGDFEVDYSVPKTISYSIDALKNFIEKDPDAHIIFYGGEPLLCMNEMEKIMDSVNVGSFTVQTNGIHLAELDIEYLKRISTIFVSIDGNEKLTDHNRGRGVYRKIIDNLSKIRHNGFKGEIVARMTVTEETDIYRQVMWLLRNPDFPFSSIHWQIDAGFWKSDLPARRDKFKVWSQNVYNPGISRLIKFWVENMRRYGQVLRIYPFLDIMESLLKGERSSLRCGSGWINYSIQTDGHIIPCPIMNGMRDFYLGHINRTHPLRLRKLFVGHPCTECDILGDCGGRCLYANLTKRWPDETYTMVCQTVRNMIDSLRAAMPIVQSMISTGRISIDQFNHIKYNGCEVIP
- the endA gene encoding tRNA-intron lyase; translation: MESESEKNESKERIKAFLKDGDVFVSSHENTESLTSRGYGTQEDDSLKLAFYEALYLVYKGIIEIEDEKTNEKLAFQDLLERFRSKYEDAWTKYLVYRDLRSRGYVVREGFGLGIDFRVYERGEYGKSTADYLILCVKEGQPIPVENLARIIKQSQSMKKMLILSVLSRRGEIVYYSLSQLSMPRIE